One window from the genome of Pantoea vagans encodes:
- a CDS encoding methionine ABC transporter ATP-binding protein, translating to MIKLSHLSKHYAGAPAPALDDISLTIEEGTIFGILGRSGAGKSTLLRCLNRLESPSSGRIEIDGRDLATLSLAQLRQQRQQMGMIFQHFNLLHSRNVQDNVDLALEIAGVPKAERRQRVASLLKLVGLESFAAAWPSQLSGGQKQRVGIARALAARPRYLLCDEATSALDPETTTSILDLLADIQQQLNITVVLITHEMAVVKRICDGAALLENGQLVESGTLSQIMGREEGRLRKMLLKDGEADRAFIEKYQREALTRCVA from the coding sequence ATGATTAAGCTCAGTCATCTCAGCAAACACTACGCTGGCGCACCTGCGCCAGCGTTAGACGATATCTCTCTGACCATCGAAGAGGGCACCATCTTTGGCATCCTGGGCCGGAGCGGGGCGGGCAAAAGTACACTGCTGCGCTGCCTGAACCGGCTGGAGAGTCCCTCCAGCGGGCGGATTGAGATAGATGGTCGGGATCTCGCCACATTGAGCCTGGCGCAGCTGCGTCAGCAGCGCCAGCAGATGGGGATGATCTTCCAGCACTTCAATCTGCTGCATTCCCGTAACGTGCAGGACAATGTCGATCTGGCGCTGGAGATTGCCGGTGTACCTAAGGCGGAGCGCCGCCAGCGGGTCGCCTCGCTGCTGAAACTGGTGGGGCTGGAGTCCTTTGCGGCCGCCTGGCCGTCGCAGCTCTCCGGTGGACAGAAACAGCGCGTCGGCATCGCCCGCGCGCTGGCCGCCCGACCGCGTTATCTGCTGTGCGATGAGGCGACCAGCGCGCTGGACCCCGAAACCACCACCTCGATTCTCGATCTGCTGGCCGATATTCAGCAGCAGCTCAATATCACAGTTGTATTGATTACCCATGAAATGGCGGTCGTAAAGCGTATCTGTGACGGTGCGGCGCTGCTGGAGAATGGCCAGCTGGTCGAGAGCGGCACGCTGAGCCAGATCATGGGACGTGAAGAGGGACGCCTGCGCAAAATGCTGCTGAAGGATGGCGAAGCGGACCGGGCGTTTATTGAAAAATATCAGCGAGAGGCATTAACCCGATGCGTAGCATGA
- a CDS encoding MetQ/NlpA family ABC transporter substrate-binding protein codes for MIKKRFLVLAGLSLLIAQSLQAAPLRVAADPLPHAEILEYVKTLDPKLDIKIVELSGGVNANELLASGDVDANYFQHLPYLKDQEKALGKTFAVVASVHIEPLGIYSRKVKSLAALPEGASIAVPNNTTNLSRALWLLQDKGVIKLNAQGEAGSTLVTPKDISENPKKIKIVEIESPQLPRSLDDVDAAIINGNYALEAGLNPAKDALGLESAAHNPYANLLVTTPELAKDPRVIQLAKDLRSPQVAEFIRKTYQGSVIPVADQQHD; via the coding sequence ATGATTAAAAAGCGCTTTCTGGTTCTGGCTGGTCTTTCACTGCTGATTGCTCAAAGTTTACAGGCTGCACCGCTGCGCGTGGCGGCCGATCCGCTGCCGCATGCGGAAATTCTTGAGTATGTCAAAACTCTGGATCCGAAACTGGATATCAAAATTGTTGAGCTGAGCGGGGGCGTGAATGCCAATGAACTGCTGGCATCCGGGGATGTCGATGCCAACTACTTCCAGCATCTGCCTTATTTAAAAGATCAGGAGAAAGCGCTGGGGAAAACCTTTGCCGTGGTCGCCAGTGTGCATATTGAGCCGCTGGGGATCTACTCGCGTAAGGTGAAATCGCTGGCAGCGTTGCCAGAGGGCGCGAGTATTGCCGTGCCGAACAACACCACCAACCTGAGCCGCGCACTCTGGCTGTTGCAGGACAAAGGCGTGATTAAACTAAACGCGCAGGGCGAGGCGGGCTCGACGCTGGTGACGCCGAAAGATATCAGTGAAAACCCGAAGAAAATTAAAATTGTTGAGATCGAATCACCGCAGCTGCCACGGTCACTGGATGACGTTGATGCCGCCATTATCAACGGCAACTATGCCCTGGAAGCGGGCCTGAATCCGGCGAAAGATGCGCTGGGGCTGGAATCCGCGGCGCATAACCCTTACGCCAACCTGCTGGTCACCACGCCTGAACTGGCGAAAGATCCGCGAGTGATTCAGCTGGCGAAAGATCTGCGCTCGCCGCAGGTGGCGGAGTTCATCCGTAAAACCTATCAGGGCTCTGTGATTCCGGTCGCGGACCAGCAGCATGATTAA
- a CDS encoding isopenicillin N synthase family dioxygenase: protein MSALTPSELPVIDFALLSGNQQQQRQVLEKLSQAARDVGFFYLINHGIDRELLDEVQRVARTFFALPQADKTAVAMANSPHFRGYNLAGVEITRSQPDYREQFDIGAEREALPVTADSPTWQRMQGPNQWPEALPELQTVVTRWQQQMTAVALELLRAFAEALNLPRNAFDNLYGDYPNEHIKLIRYPGRTEGESRQGVGAHKDSGFLTMLLQDDQPGLQVEVTPDNWIDASPLPGAFVVNIGELLELATNGYLRATVHRVVSPQQNNERLSIAFFLGAQLDAVVPIYQLPPQLAELAQGPSSDPLNPLLREVGWNYLKGRLRSHPEVAQRFYPEHNTH, encoded by the coding sequence ATGAGTGCGTTAACCCCATCAGAATTGCCGGTCATTGATTTCGCATTATTGTCAGGTAATCAACAGCAGCAGCGACAGGTTCTGGAAAAATTAAGCCAGGCCGCGCGTGATGTCGGTTTCTTCTACTTAATTAATCACGGTATCGACCGTGAATTACTGGATGAGGTTCAGCGGGTCGCGCGGACGTTTTTTGCTCTGCCGCAGGCGGACAAAACGGCGGTCGCCATGGCCAACTCACCGCATTTTCGTGGTTACAACCTGGCGGGCGTGGAAATCACCCGCAGCCAGCCCGACTATCGTGAGCAGTTCGATATTGGCGCAGAGCGTGAAGCGCTGCCCGTCACTGCCGATTCTCCGACCTGGCAACGCATGCAGGGGCCGAACCAGTGGCCTGAAGCCTTGCCTGAACTGCAGACGGTGGTGACCCGCTGGCAGCAGCAGATGACTGCCGTCGCGCTGGAACTGCTGCGCGCCTTTGCCGAAGCGCTGAACCTGCCACGTAACGCTTTCGATAACCTTTACGGCGACTATCCCAACGAACACATCAAACTGATCCGCTATCCGGGCCGCACCGAGGGTGAATCACGCCAGGGTGTCGGCGCACACAAAGATTCGGGTTTCCTGACCATGCTATTACAGGACGACCAGCCGGGCTTGCAGGTTGAAGTGACGCCGGACAACTGGATTGATGCCTCACCTTTGCCGGGCGCATTTGTGGTCAACATTGGCGAACTGCTGGAGCTGGCGACCAACGGCTATCTGCGCGCGACGGTACACCGCGTGGTGTCGCCGCAGCAGAACAATGAGCGGTTATCCATTGCCTTCTTCCTTGGCGCCCAGCTCGACGCCGTCGTGCCAATCTATCAGCTTCCCCCGCAGCTGGCTGAGCTGGCGCAGGGACCGAGCAGCGATCCGCTTAACCCGCTCCTGCGAGAAGTTGGCTGGAATTACCTTAAAGGCCGGCTGCGTTCGCATCCGGAAGTTGCCCAGCGTTTCTATCCCGAACACAACACCCACTAA
- a CDS encoding molybdopterin-dependent oxidoreductase: MKKNDLAVMHWGTYHVTTDGDTLTSVRPVAWDRNPSAIGQSLPGAVQSETRVRNPAVRLGYLQNRSASRSGRGKEPFVEVSWEVALQLVAEELARVKTGHGNEAIYAGSYGWSSAGRFHHAQSQLHRFFNHYGGYTASTNTYSIAAGERTLPHIIGNLDELQRHHTHWPVLAEHCELFVAIGGLPLRNAQVNGGGANDHALAHWLTTLRQNGTRFINISPVRNDLAGVADAEWLAIKPGSDTALLLAIGQVLIAESLYDAAFVARYTVGFETYAAYLQGEHDGLVKTPEWAAPLTGLAADQIRGLARQMAAHKTMVNIAWSVQRARQGEQAFWATVATTALLGQIGTPGGGLGFGYASTNLAGAARRQFSGPRLPAGHNAVQQTIPVARIADMLLNPGGHYAFDGQQRTYPDIRLVYWAGGNVFHHHQDINKLIRAWQQPDTVIVHEQFWTAQARFADIVLPATTSLEREDIGSASNDGFIIAMPQHLPPFGAAKSDYAIFAELAQRLGFAVVFTQGRDERQWLEAIYEDSRPRAAAQGIELPPFEAFWSQGVVEYPAPDTPQILLKAFRDNPESAPLSTPSGKIELFSQRVADFGYEEAPGFAFWYPPEYQAQQQEKQQWPLHLLSSQPRTRLHSQYDHGRVSRATKIAGREPLWMHPEDAAARGIEENSIVKVFNERGALLAGVHLTQDILPGVVQMSTGAWYDPLEQQEGKPLDKHGNPNVLTQDRGSSRLGQGCSAQTCFVEIALYHETLPEITAWSPPEFVIPTTE; this comes from the coding sequence ATGAAGAAGAATGATTTAGCGGTAATGCACTGGGGCACCTATCACGTCACCACCGACGGCGATACGCTGACGTCGGTCAGGCCGGTGGCGTGGGACCGTAATCCGTCCGCTATCGGGCAGTCGTTGCCGGGCGCGGTGCAGAGTGAAACCCGGGTCAGAAATCCGGCTGTCAGGCTCGGCTATCTGCAGAACAGAAGCGCTTCACGCAGCGGACGCGGTAAAGAGCCGTTTGTCGAGGTGAGCTGGGAAGTGGCGCTGCAGCTGGTGGCGGAGGAGCTGGCGCGGGTGAAAACCGGGCACGGCAATGAGGCGATCTATGCCGGCTCATATGGCTGGTCCAGCGCCGGACGATTCCATCATGCCCAGAGCCAGCTGCACCGCTTCTTTAACCACTATGGCGGCTACACCGCCAGCACCAATACCTATAGCATTGCGGCCGGTGAACGTACGCTGCCACACATCATCGGTAATCTGGATGAGTTACAACGTCACCATACTCACTGGCCGGTACTGGCGGAGCATTGTGAACTGTTCGTGGCGATTGGCGGATTGCCGCTGCGCAATGCGCAGGTCAATGGCGGTGGGGCTAACGATCATGCGCTGGCTCACTGGCTGACCACACTGCGGCAGAATGGCACCCGCTTTATCAACATCAGTCCGGTCAGAAACGATCTCGCCGGGGTGGCCGACGCGGAGTGGCTGGCGATAAAGCCCGGCTCCGATACGGCGTTACTACTGGCCATCGGGCAGGTATTGATTGCGGAATCCCTGTATGACGCGGCCTTTGTGGCGCGCTACACAGTGGGTTTTGAAACCTACGCGGCTTATCTGCAGGGTGAGCATGATGGTCTCGTCAAAACGCCCGAATGGGCCGCGCCGCTGACCGGGCTGGCCGCCGATCAGATTCGCGGGTTAGCACGACAGATGGCGGCTCACAAAACGATGGTCAATATTGCCTGGTCAGTGCAGCGTGCGCGGCAGGGCGAGCAGGCGTTCTGGGCCACCGTCGCCACCACTGCGTTACTGGGGCAGATTGGCACGCCCGGCGGCGGGCTGGGGTTTGGTTACGCCTCAACCAATCTGGCGGGTGCCGCCCGGCGACAGTTCTCTGGCCCCCGACTGCCTGCCGGCCATAATGCCGTACAGCAGACTATACCGGTGGCACGTATCGCCGACATGCTGCTTAATCCCGGCGGTCACTATGCGTTTGACGGCCAGCAGCGAACCTATCCCGACATCCGGCTGGTCTACTGGGCGGGCGGCAACGTCTTCCATCATCATCAGGATATCAACAAGCTGATACGCGCATGGCAGCAGCCAGATACCGTGATTGTGCATGAGCAGTTCTGGACGGCGCAGGCCAGATTTGCCGATATCGTGCTGCCCGCCACCACCTCACTGGAGCGCGAGGATATCGGCAGCGCCAGCAACGACGGCTTTATTATCGCCATGCCGCAGCATCTGCCGCCGTTTGGGGCGGCAAAATCGGATTACGCCATCTTTGCTGAGCTGGCGCAGCGGCTCGGTTTTGCTGTTGTCTTTACTCAGGGGCGCGATGAGCGCCAGTGGCTTGAAGCCATCTACGAAGACTCCCGGCCACGCGCAGCGGCGCAGGGCATCGAACTGCCGCCCTTTGAGGCCTTCTGGTCACAGGGCGTGGTGGAATATCCCGCGCCTGACACACCGCAGATCCTGCTCAAAGCGTTCCGCGATAACCCGGAGTCGGCCCCGCTCAGCACGCCATCGGGAAAAATCGAACTCTTTTCGCAGCGGGTGGCTGACTTTGGCTATGAAGAAGCGCCCGGCTTTGCCTTCTGGTATCCGCCGGAATATCAGGCTCAGCAGCAGGAGAAGCAGCAGTGGCCGTTGCATCTGCTCTCCAGCCAGCCGCGAACCCGGCTACACAGCCAGTACGATCATGGCCGGGTCAGCCGGGCCACCAAAATTGCCGGGCGCGAGCCGCTCTGGATGCACCCTGAGGATGCGGCTGCGCGTGGCATTGAGGAGAACAGCATCGTGAAAGTGTTCAACGAACGCGGCGCGCTGCTGGCGGGCGTGCATCTGACGCAGGATATCCTGCCGGGCGTGGTGCAGATGTCGACCGGGGCCTGGTATGACCCGCTCGAACAGCAGGAGGGGAAGCCGCTGGATAAACATGGCAACCCTAATGTGCTTACCCAGGATCGCGGCAGTTCACGACTGGGCCAGGGGTGCAGCGCGCAGACCTGTTTTGTAGAGATTGCGCTTTACCACGAGACCCTGCCTGAAATCACAGCGTGGTCGCCACCGGAATTTGTGATCCCGACCACAGAGTAA
- a CDS encoding methionine ABC transporter permease: MSELFETAVTGDQFLTAMQDTLIMVGLSLGFGSLLGLPLGIILVVCRPGGIQPQRLVHQLLNPIVNIIRSLPFIILLITILPLTRLLVNTTIGTAGAIVPLVIFIAPYISRLVESALLEVDEGILESANAMGATTLQTIWYFMLPEAASSLVLALTTATIGLLGATAMAGTVGGGGIGDLAITYGYQRFDAFATISTALVLIIIVQLLQTLGTRISRRIRRE; this comes from the coding sequence ATGTCTGAACTCTTTGAAACGGCTGTAACCGGCGATCAGTTCCTGACGGCGATGCAGGACACGCTGATTATGGTGGGGCTGTCGCTGGGCTTTGGTTCGCTGCTGGGGCTGCCGCTGGGCATTATTCTGGTGGTCTGCCGTCCGGGCGGAATACAGCCGCAGCGTCTGGTGCATCAGCTGCTGAACCCCATTGTGAATATCATCCGTTCTCTGCCGTTCATTATTCTGCTGATCACTATCCTGCCGCTGACGCGTCTGCTGGTGAACACCACGATTGGCACGGCGGGTGCCATTGTGCCGCTGGTGATCTTTATTGCGCCTTATATCTCGCGGCTGGTGGAAAGCGCGCTGCTGGAGGTCGACGAAGGTATCCTGGAATCAGCCAACGCGATGGGGGCTACCACGCTGCAGACTATCTGGTATTTCATGCTGCCGGAGGCCGCTTCTTCACTGGTGCTGGCGCTGACCACCGCCACCATCGGACTGCTGGGCGCCACGGCGATGGCGGGCACAGTGGGTGGCGGCGGCATCGGTGACCTCGCCATTACCTACGGTTATCAGCGCTTTGACGCCTTTGCCACGATTTCGACTGCGCTGGTTCTCATTATTATTGTCCAGCTTCTGCAAACCCTGGGGACGCGTATTTCACGCCGTATCCGACGCGAGTAA